The proteins below come from a single Corynebacterium cystitidis genomic window:
- a CDS encoding integrase core domain-containing protein — MESATGLYKTEVIDFGNTRWLNSRHVEDVTAEWFHWYNHRRLHSSIGYLPPVEYYDNYNNLHAAPMAV; from the coding sequence ATGGAATCAGCCACCGGACTGTACAAAACTGAAGTTATCGATTTTGGCAACACCCGGTGGCTTAATAGCCGCCACGTCGAGGACGTGACCGCCGAGTGGTTCCATTGGTACAATCACCGGCGGTTGCATTCCTCGATCGGCTATCTACCGCCCGTCGAGTACTACGACAACTACAACAACCTACACGCAGCCCCCATGGCCGTCTAA
- a CDS encoding DDE-type integrase/transposase/recombinase codes for MRQVLQEHEYSISPATYYRYQQRGFGPTQAELEDAYAAHRLYKLWVDNKRVYGKLKLWEEAKRQGWIIGRDQVRRLMNILGITGVSRRKTIRTTISNPAAERIADRIKRAWKEATHPDQWWVADFTYMPTACSFSYVAFVEDVYTRELLAFVVDDRPDRWLVIRALKQAVAHRRRQDPTFDTAGVIHH; via the coding sequence ATGAGACAGGTGCTTCAAGAGCATGAATACAGCATTTCTCCTGCCACGTATTACCGCTACCAGCAGCGTGGATTCGGCCCCACACAGGCAGAACTAGAGGATGCGTATGCTGCCCATCGCCTGTACAAGCTGTGGGTAGACAACAAGCGTGTCTACGGCAAGCTCAAACTCTGGGAAGAAGCCAAACGTCAAGGCTGGATCATCGGCCGTGACCAGGTCCGTCGTCTGATGAACATTCTTGGCATCACAGGAGTCTCAAGGCGTAAGACAATACGCACCACCATCAGTAATCCTGCTGCCGAAAGGATTGCTGACCGCATCAAACGCGCGTGGAAAGAAGCGACACATCCAGATCAGTGGTGGGTCGCTGACTTTACCTATATGCCCACCGCGTGTAGTTTCTCGTATGTCGCCTTTGTTGAGGACGTCTACACCCGCGAATTGTTGGCGTTTGTGGTCGATGATCGCCCCGACCGCTGGCTTGTAATCCGGGCACTCAAGCAGGCTGTAGCTCACCGTCGGCGCCAGGATCCGACCTTTGATACCGCTGGGGTGATCCACCACTGA
- a CDS encoding ATP-binding protein, which produces MNQPTYSPQIMDDDEMMRLFKKFHIVTAGTRALELINDPVYDDMTFRDILVEMLRAQEAGYIQRTSQKRLKAARLVNPMATMANLTATPPKDISPQRLARLKATEWITGPEPKNLVIIGPTGSGKSFLVQAIAHNACMRLLTVRYWRLAELAGEIDQLNQDVSATNELVKEITKYHLVIFDDFFTTEISPHATRVLFEIMEARDLPSNRYCLTARCRRLGQNDAQQSHRRIPHQPDSAPINDRGTQQRRKSTPNPPTTKRPIVFHTSPRNSTCGDYPQTHTFQTPESRFPINRKTLSNNRCAQASAFFAEASV; this is translated from the coding sequence ATGAACCAACCCACCTATAGTCCACAGATCATGGACGATGACGAAATGATGCGCTTGTTCAAGAAGTTTCACATCGTCACCGCTGGTACCCGAGCACTGGAGCTGATTAACGACCCAGTCTACGACGACATGACCTTCCGCGACATCCTCGTTGAAATGCTGCGTGCCCAAGAAGCAGGCTATATCCAGCGAACCAGCCAAAAACGGCTCAAAGCCGCCCGCCTCGTCAACCCAATGGCCACCATGGCTAACTTGACTGCAACCCCACCGAAAGACATCAGCCCACAACGGCTAGCACGACTGAAAGCAACAGAATGGATCACCGGGCCTGAACCGAAAAACCTGGTCATCATCGGACCGACAGGCAGCGGTAAAAGCTTTCTCGTCCAAGCCATCGCCCATAACGCGTGTATGCGCCTACTGACCGTACGCTATTGGCGCTTGGCCGAGCTTGCTGGAGAAATCGATCAACTCAACCAGGATGTATCAGCCACGAACGAACTGGTCAAGGAGATAACCAAGTACCACCTTGTCATCTTTGATGATTTCTTCACCACGGAAATCTCACCACACGCAACCCGCGTGCTCTTTGAAATCATGGAAGCACGCGACCTTCCAAGCAACCGCTATTGTCTCACAGCTCGGTGCCGCAGACTGGGGCAAAATGATGCCCAACAAAGTCACCGCAGAATCCCTCATCAACCGGATTCTGCACCCATCAATGACCGTGGTACTCAACAGCGAAGAAAATCTACGCCAAACCCACCAACCACGAAAAGACCTATAGTCTTCCACACGTCCCCGCGCAACTCAACGTGCGGGGACTACCCCCAGACCCACACTTTCCAAACCCCAGAATCACGCTTTCCAATCAACAGAAAAACACTTTCCAACAACCGCTGCGCACAAGCGTCAGCTTTTTTCGCCGAGGCTTCAGTGTGA
- a CDS encoding Mu transposase domain-containing protein translates to MFIPDNASTASFRPRKDDPARDICTPYRQFGDYYGAGILPTKPGKPTHKGHVEKHVDIIQDWLGQYLAPYVFDTLDDLNAAVAEQVDWINHHKTPYRGVDGLTRYQEFCDYEQQALKPLPAFAYESVQWRWATPRPNCHFQVDKRFYSIPSVWVGSRLRIGLGQDSVKVYDPDGVELIYVHQRSYKRPGSYTSIEEHQPDSAMTDGKLWTRSRYETWSRNIGPATYKAITVMIEREQFPTQAFLSCENTLHLASRYSRQQLEDACAFVIGSKQFISYSSIKRAISATSRQSNRPSTSSSPNAPRSEVIPTVTSFDQAALRGFDSFNIPTPTRKDSK, encoded by the coding sequence TTGTTTATCCCGGATAATGCATCAACAGCATCGTTTCGTCCGCGTAAAGACGATCCTGCTCGGGATATCTGTACCCCTTATCGACAGTTCGGTGATTACTATGGTGCTGGTATTTTGCCGACCAAGCCAGGTAAGCCCACCCATAAAGGGCATGTGGAAAAACATGTGGACATCATCCAGGATTGGTTGGGGCAGTACTTGGCGCCCTATGTCTTTGACACTCTTGATGACCTCAACGCCGCTGTGGCTGAGCAGGTCGACTGGATTAATCATCACAAGACGCCCTATCGCGGGGTTGATGGGCTGACTCGTTACCAGGAGTTTTGTGACTATGAGCAGCAGGCGTTGAAACCGCTGCCTGCTTTTGCTTATGAGTCGGTTCAGTGGCGGTGGGCAACACCACGGCCAAATTGTCATTTCCAAGTCGACAAACGTTTCTATTCCATCCCGTCAGTCTGGGTTGGCAGTCGGCTGCGTATTGGGCTGGGGCAAGACAGCGTTAAAGTCTATGACCCTGATGGTGTGGAGTTGATCTATGTGCATCAACGTAGCTACAAACGCCCTGGTAGTTACACCAGCATCGAGGAGCATCAGCCTGATAGCGCCATGACAGACGGAAAACTGTGGACACGCAGTCGCTACGAAACATGGTCACGCAATATTGGTCCCGCAACCTACAAAGCGATCACTGTGATGATTGAACGGGAACAATTCCCTACCCAAGCGTTTTTAAGCTGTGAAAACACCCTTCATTTGGCATCACGATATTCACGACAACAGCTCGAAGATGCCTGCGCCTTTGTCATAGGCAGCAAACAATTCATCAGCTACTCCAGCATCAAACGCGCGATCAGCGCTACGAGCAGACAGTCGAATCGCCCATCCACATCATCATCACCCAACGCCCCTCGCTCTGAAGTAATACCGACGGTGACCTCATTCGATCAGGCCGCACTCAGAGGATTTGATTCCTTCAACATCCCCACCCCAACCCGAAAGGACAGCAAATAA
- a CDS encoding IS256 family transposase — MTRRDPEDKARIDAIEEKLLANPEVAKIIKELATSTTDANELVRGMLQASLSAALQAEMDVHLGYQSGDRAAKNAARADNHRNGSYPKTVDSNYGPVTIDVPRDRQGTFVPTMVPKGVRRLTDVDDMIVSLYAGGMTIRDIQHHLATALKIDVSHETISAVTDAVLDEVLQWQSRQLDEFYPVVFLDALRIKVRDGGRVVNKSAYLAIGVDMDGIKHILGIWIAKEEGASFWAQVCSHLANRGVKDVFIVCCDGLKGLPEAVEATWPNSMVQTCIVHLIRAANRWVAYGDRKAVSAALKQIYTAADEDQAAQALEHFAATELGQKYPQSVKVWRDAWDRFIPFLQFPPAARKVIYTTNSIESFNNQLRKATRNRVQFTNDESAVKTLWLMICNIEDRRAAKRAKEGKKVAATAGRLIEGARVAGWKQAINQMSVAYPDRFQNYL; from the coding sequence ATGACGCGACGTGATCCAGAGGATAAAGCTCGGATTGATGCTATTGAGGAGAAACTGCTTGCCAATCCTGAGGTAGCTAAAATCATCAAGGAGCTTGCAACCTCTACTACGGATGCCAATGAACTGGTCAGGGGCATGCTGCAAGCCTCGCTATCGGCAGCATTGCAGGCGGAAATGGATGTCCACCTCGGCTATCAGTCTGGTGACAGGGCAGCCAAAAACGCTGCTCGGGCTGATAACCACCGCAATGGCAGCTATCCAAAGACCGTGGATTCTAACTATGGGCCTGTCACCATTGATGTGCCCCGTGATCGGCAGGGGACGTTTGTTCCGACGATGGTGCCTAAAGGAGTACGTCGCCTGACCGATGTCGATGACATGATCGTTAGTTTGTATGCCGGTGGGATGACCATCCGTGATATCCAACACCACCTAGCCACAGCCTTGAAGATCGATGTGTCGCATGAGACGATCTCTGCGGTTACTGATGCAGTGCTCGACGAAGTACTGCAGTGGCAAAGCCGCCAGCTAGATGAGTTCTACCCCGTGGTGTTCCTCGATGCACTGCGTATCAAAGTCCGTGATGGTGGGCGAGTGGTCAACAAGTCTGCTTATCTGGCTATCGGGGTGGATATGGACGGTATTAAGCACATCCTGGGTATTTGGATTGCCAAAGAAGAAGGAGCCTCGTTCTGGGCACAGGTCTGTTCCCACCTGGCTAACCGGGGTGTTAAAGACGTTTTCATCGTGTGCTGTGATGGGTTGAAAGGCCTGCCAGAAGCAGTCGAAGCGACCTGGCCGAACTCGATGGTTCAAACCTGTATCGTCCACCTGATCAGGGCAGCCAACCGGTGGGTTGCGTACGGGGACCGTAAAGCAGTATCAGCGGCTTTAAAGCAGATCTACACCGCTGCTGATGAGGACCAGGCAGCGCAAGCGTTAGAACACTTTGCTGCAACTGAGCTGGGGCAGAAATATCCGCAATCAGTGAAAGTGTGGCGCGATGCGTGGGATCGGTTTATACCGTTTCTACAGTTCCCGCCAGCAGCGAGGAAGGTGATCTACACGACGAATTCGATTGAATCGTTTAACAATCAACTACGTAAAGCCACCCGTAATAGGGTGCAGTTCACTAACGATGAATCCGCAGTCAAGACGCTGTGGTTGATGATCTGCAATATCGAAGATCGCCGTGCCGCCAAACGAGCCAAAGAAGGCAAAAAGGTTGCTGCCACAGCCGGACGCCTCATAGAAGGTGCACGCGTGGCAGGGTGGAAACAAGCCATCAACCAAATGTCCGTAGCCTACCCCGACCGCTTCCAAAACTACCTATAA
- a CDS encoding transposase encodes MRDVAGKTGIKETTLRNWARKAESANQAAVELSDAEKDAELEKLRRENKQLKDANEILKLALFAA; translated from the coding sequence CTGCGTGATGTTGCAGGTAAAACAGGGATCAAGGAAACCACTCTGCGTAACTGGGCACGCAAAGCCGAGAGTGCCAATCAAGCGGCAGTAGAGCTTAGTGATGCTGAGAAAGATGCGGAATTAGAGAAGCTACGGCGCGAAAATAAGCAGCTGAAAGACGCCAACGAGATCTTGAAGTTAGCGTTGTTTGCGGCTTAG
- a CDS encoding Rib/alpha-like domain-containing protein gives MHMKSIARRRGTTIAAAALSVALVAPMVQPVVTPQTLAKAQAITNNKPADANWTAPAGTIDADGIKNGYVQNASALDTSKHIISGAVGIMETTAPGSLYGKGGLNGVTVLMQWRDKDGSISPVYAAQSQGHGTQRFGTGSFVFDLREPWVDVNGKEHLFDSTGTGSDQQAYRLWVADSDMVNPETGNRLHCTRQVSGLVPGSWTGVAPGSGHYPADASGATQVAGRNIAYTGVFLTEQAPPAAKKSYMAAPEITLDEQGPISNPAVTLREKNTVSGRVWLESTQGDRVVGPVGENRYDKHLKDYNVYLSILTEDARIKAQEIEEQYPENERAGKTKEMLENERANGREPIEKTFAAKTDEDGRYSIRTDGLFNNDSYFYMWVENEEGEVVSGYSANPTPVFQRWTENRGENPGIITGYNPSPANLYNRNFAVIPYTVIQLDITNYDSYENPAPLDAVAELEVTGALPPFEGNKIIWRNETTDKIVKECDVTTLADANACTFDTTTDDKREPGTVYSATLHSGLGDFLASDTFTIVDAMNLNNEPSYDPATTSPGAEVEVPQKVSDLPDGTKFEPQAPKNDAGEPQNGWTVAETPSTEDNPGSLTVTPPADTQPGDYTIPVLVTYPDGSKETIDAKVTVTPKQADQFAPSYENKLIVPGTPAESAPKFKNDKGEDVTVPEGAKFEIPGDYQAPQGYDVKIDPDTGVVTVTAPEKLDKDTAEELKVPVKVTYKDGSVDDAIAPFQLDTDGDGTPDVTDEDDDNDGYTDIVENEAGTNPKDPSDKPSLAGQHDPVGQDINTNVGVVPNSDKGIQNLGELPKGTTTKWETEPKVDEPGTVPATIVVTYPDGSKDTVNIKVKVTDPSTDADKHDPVGQDINTNVGVVPNSDKGIQNLGELPEGTTTEWETEPKVEEPGTVPATIVVTYPDGSKDTVNIKVKVTDPSTDADKHDPVGQDINTNVGVVPNSDKGIQNLGELPKGTTTKWETEPKVDEPGTVPATIVVTYPDGSKDTVNIKVKVTDPSTDADKHDPVGQDINTNVGVVPNSDKGIQNLGELPEGTTTEWETEPKVDEPGTVPATIVVTYPDGSKDTVKVKVNVTDPSTDASKFEPEYRPTDVPVGESRPSNNPFEGTDAPVANVTLGDTSKATNWTFTPDTTSGVITAQAPTLEQLAAQYNGLFPSGSPQTIVGVGSALTNVIKPAVPVVITYQDGSQDAATAVFNLLGKDGKSILDPNGDFDGDGSTNGEEITGGSNPFDPNSTPSKDAPDWNNGTVKPGGTVNLPNVGGKVQEGTTVTVEGPGKGKLNPNGSITVEANKDAKPGDKIKVTVKDKDGKAIDEVAVTVEAPSDHGSSDIDTGRCVATALGFGLPLLALVPIGLASQLSIPGLSPLVGQVNARIQEINTQLQAQVGVLDPKLAAFVADINAALGSVAPQAGKIASGIAIVAAGLLVGSVIYDACSPEDSSTSSSVLGSSGNKATSSQDDK, from the coding sequence ATGCACATGAAGAGCATCGCCCGTCGCCGCGGTACAACTATCGCAGCGGCCGCTCTCTCAGTGGCACTTGTCGCGCCCATGGTCCAGCCGGTCGTCACACCGCAAACTCTGGCGAAAGCGCAAGCGATCACTAACAACAAACCCGCTGATGCGAATTGGACCGCTCCAGCAGGAACCATTGATGCTGATGGCATCAAGAACGGCTACGTCCAAAATGCAAGTGCCCTAGACACTTCAAAGCATATTATTTCCGGCGCAGTCGGAATTATGGAGACCACTGCACCCGGGTCTCTTTACGGGAAAGGGGGGCTCAACGGAGTCACAGTGCTCATGCAGTGGCGAGACAAGGACGGTTCAATCTCACCGGTGTACGCAGCCCAGTCGCAAGGACACGGTACGCAACGTTTCGGTACCGGTTCCTTTGTGTTTGACCTGCGCGAACCATGGGTCGATGTCAATGGCAAAGAGCACCTATTCGACTCCACCGGCACGGGCTCAGACCAACAGGCCTACCGCCTGTGGGTGGCAGACTCGGATATGGTTAACCCTGAAACCGGCAACCGTCTCCACTGCACCCGTCAGGTCAGCGGCCTGGTTCCTGGTTCATGGACCGGTGTTGCACCGGGATCTGGCCACTACCCTGCGGATGCCTCAGGGGCTACCCAGGTAGCGGGCCGTAATATCGCCTACACTGGTGTTTTTCTAACTGAGCAGGCCCCACCTGCGGCTAAGAAGTCATACATGGCGGCTCCCGAAATTACTCTTGATGAACAGGGGCCGATCTCTAACCCTGCGGTAACGTTGCGTGAGAAAAATACAGTGTCTGGCCGTGTATGGCTTGAATCCACTCAAGGTGACCGCGTCGTTGGTCCAGTGGGAGAGAATCGCTACGATAAGCATCTGAAAGATTACAACGTTTATCTCTCCATCCTGACTGAAGACGCTCGGATCAAGGCACAGGAAATTGAGGAGCAGTATCCTGAAAACGAGCGTGCCGGTAAAACCAAGGAGATGCTCGAAAACGAGCGTGCCAATGGCAGGGAGCCGATCGAGAAGACTTTCGCAGCAAAGACTGACGAAGATGGTCGTTATTCCATCCGTACCGATGGCTTGTTCAACAATGACTCTTACTTCTACATGTGGGTAGAAAACGAAGAGGGCGAAGTTGTCAGCGGCTATTCCGCTAATCCCACCCCTGTATTCCAGCGTTGGACGGAAAACAGAGGCGAAAACCCTGGCATTATAACCGGCTACAACCCATCTCCAGCCAATCTGTACAACAGGAACTTTGCGGTAATTCCTTACACGGTTATCCAGTTGGACATTACCAACTATGATTCGTATGAGAACCCTGCACCGCTGGACGCTGTTGCAGAACTCGAGGTCACGGGTGCCCTTCCGCCATTTGAAGGAAATAAGATCATCTGGCGTAATGAGACCACCGATAAAATCGTCAAGGAGTGCGATGTTACCACGCTTGCCGACGCCAATGCGTGCACCTTCGACACCACCACCGATGACAAGCGGGAACCGGGAACGGTATACTCCGCGACGCTTCATTCTGGTCTCGGCGACTTCCTAGCTTCGGACACTTTCACCATTGTTGACGCGATGAACCTCAACAATGAGCCATCCTACGATCCAGCTACCACCAGCCCTGGTGCGGAAGTTGAAGTCCCGCAAAAGGTTTCTGACCTTCCGGATGGAACCAAGTTTGAGCCCCAAGCACCAAAGAATGATGCTGGCGAGCCTCAGAACGGTTGGACCGTAGCGGAAACTCCGTCTACCGAAGATAACCCTGGCTCTCTTACTGTCACTCCACCAGCGGACACTCAACCAGGCGATTACACCATCCCTGTGCTGGTTACCTACCCGGATGGTTCAAAGGAAACCATCGATGCAAAGGTCACTGTTACTCCTAAGCAGGCTGACCAATTTGCGCCATCCTACGAGAACAAGCTCATCGTACCGGGCACACCTGCAGAATCCGCCCCGAAGTTTAAGAACGACAAAGGCGAGGATGTCACTGTTCCTGAAGGCGCGAAATTTGAAATCCCTGGTGATTATCAAGCGCCGCAAGGCTATGACGTTAAGATTGATCCAGACACCGGCGTTGTCACTGTAACCGCACCGGAGAAACTGGACAAGGACACCGCCGAAGAGCTTAAAGTCCCAGTCAAGGTCACCTATAAGGATGGCTCGGTAGATGATGCTATCGCCCCATTCCAGCTTGACACCGACGGTGATGGAACACCGGACGTGACCGATGAGGATGACGATAACGACGGCTACACAGATATCGTTGAGAACGAGGCCGGAACTAACCCGAAGGATCCAAGCGATAAACCTTCACTAGCTGGCCAGCACGACCCAGTCGGCCAGGACATCAACACCAACGTTGGCGTAGTCCCGAACTCCGACAAGGGCATCCAAAACCTTGGAGAGCTACCAAAGGGAACCACGACCAAATGGGAAACTGAACCAAAGGTCGACGAACCAGGCACCGTCCCGGCAACCATCGTGGTGACCTACCCAGACGGCTCCAAGGACACCGTCAACATCAAAGTCAAAGTCACCGACCCATCAACCGATGCGGACAAGCACGACCCAGTCGGCCAGGACATCAACACCAACGTTGGCGTAGTCCCGAACTCCGACAAGGGCATCCAAAACCTTGGAGAGCTACCAGAAGGCACTACCACTGAGTGGGAGACTGAGCCGAAGGTTGAGGAGCCGGGTACTGTGCCAGCCACCATCGTGGTGACCTACCCAGACGGCTCCAAGGACACCGTCAACATCAAAGTCAAAGTCACCGACCCATCAACCGATGCGGACAAGCACGACCCAGTCGGCCAGGACATCAACACCAACGTTGGCGTAGTCCCGAACTCCGACAAGGGCATTCAAAACCTTGGAGAGCTACCAAAGGGAACCACGACCAAATGGGAAACTGAACCAAAGGTCGACGAACCAGGCACCGTCCCGGCAACCATCGTGGTGACCTACCCAGACGGCTCCAAGGACACCGTCAACATCAAAGTCAAAGTCACCGACCCATCAACCGATGCGGACAAGCACGACCCAGTCGGCCAGGACATCAACACCAACGTTGGCGTAGTCCCGAACTCCGACAAGGGCATTCAAAACCTTGGAGAGCTACCAGAAGGCACTACCACTGAGTGGGAGACTGAGCCGAAGGTCGACGAACCAGGCACCGTCCCGGCAACCATCGTCGTGACCTACCCAGACGGCTCCAAGGACACCGTCAAGGTCAAGGTCAACGTCACCGACCCATCAACCGATGCGTCCAAGTTCGAACCGGAGTACCGCCCTACGGATGTTCCTGTTGGAGAATCTCGTCCTTCCAACAATCCATTCGAAGGGACCGACGCTCCTGTAGCGAATGTAACCTTGGGCGATACCTCCAAGGCGACTAACTGGACCTTCACGCCTGATACCACCTCTGGGGTCATCACGGCGCAGGCTCCTACACTTGAACAGCTGGCAGCCCAATACAATGGTCTGTTCCCGTCAGGTTCCCCACAGACAATCGTTGGGGTTGGTTCGGCGCTAACCAACGTTATCAAGCCTGCTGTACCAGTTGTGATTACATACCAAGATGGGTCGCAAGATGCGGCAACTGCGGTGTTTAACCTCCTAGGCAAAGACGGCAAGTCTATCCTTGATCCGAACGGCGACTTCGATGGTGATGGCTCCACGAACGGTGAAGAAATCACTGGTGGTTCTAATCCGTTCGATCCAAATTCTACGCCTTCCAAGGATGCTCCGGATTGGAATAATGGCACCGTAAAGCCAGGCGGAACAGTGAACCTGCCAAATGTTGGCGGGAAAGTCCAAGAAGGCACCACCGTTACTGTCGAAGGGCCAGGTAAGGGCAAGCTAAACCCGAATGGTTCAATCACCGTGGAAGCAAACAAGGATGCTAAGCCTGGTGACAAGATTAAGGTGACTGTCAAGGACAAGGATGGCAAGGCGATCGACGAGGTCGCAGTCACTGTTGAGGCACCATCAGATCACGGGTCTTCCGATATCGATACGGGCAGGTGTGTTGCTACCGCTCTTGGGTTCGGTTTGCCGCTGTTGGCGCTGGTCCCGATCGGACTAGCATCCCAGTTGAGCATTCCTGGCCTGTCCCCACTGGTTGGACAGGTGAATGCAAGGATTCAGGAAATTAACACCCAGCTGCAGGCGCAGGTTGGTGTTTTGGATCCCAAGCTGGCTGCTTTTGTCGCTGACATTAACGCTGCACTCGGAAGCGTTGCTCCTCAAGCAGGTAAGATCGCTTCCGGTATAGCAATCGTTGCCGCAGGTCTCCTGGTTGGCTCCGTGATTTACGATGCTTGTTCTCCAGAGGATTCCTCCACATCTTCTTCAGTGCTAGGTTCCTCAGGTAATAAAGCAACATCGTCACAGGACGACAAGTAG
- a CDS encoding pseudouridine synthase translates to MPNKLVHTMSRKKTRALGPLPPRDGLGASRVRVPTNTSVTAVTFVTEVINSQRYRHPEDDEEAILKRFAEGEVVLRNGTALTPESILTEGTDVFFYRRPAPERPVPYEIETVFEDDDILVVNKPPFLATMPRAAHITETATVRLRRATGNEELTPAHRLDRMTSGLLLFTKRRELRGPYQELFARREVHKLYEAIAEFRQFDTPALWEHHIHKEHGINEAQIISGTPNSVTHLLSVEKVDTARFSDYNVETPLARYTLEPVTGKTHQLRIQMKVAGVPILGDPIYHTRAPYRAISFLKPMLLRSIELSFTDPLSGMARRFKTTRF, encoded by the coding sequence ATGCCGAATAAGTTAGTACACACGATGAGTAGAAAAAAGACTCGGGCGTTAGGTCCGCTACCCCCACGCGACGGCCTAGGCGCCTCCCGCGTCCGCGTGCCGACGAACACATCCGTCACTGCTGTGACATTTGTGACTGAAGTGATAAATTCTCAGCGTTATCGGCATCCAGAGGACGATGAAGAAGCGATTCTTAAGCGCTTCGCGGAAGGCGAAGTAGTGTTAAGAAACGGCACAGCGCTTACCCCCGAAAGTATATTGACAGAGGGAACAGACGTTTTCTTCTACCGCCGCCCGGCACCTGAGCGCCCCGTCCCTTATGAGATTGAAACCGTCTTTGAAGACGATGACATCCTCGTTGTAAACAAACCACCGTTTCTGGCCACGATGCCGCGTGCAGCTCACATCACTGAGACCGCGACAGTACGTCTGCGACGCGCGACGGGAAACGAGGAGCTCACACCCGCTCACCGTCTTGACCGTATGACCAGTGGGTTATTGCTGTTTACCAAACGCCGGGAGCTCCGCGGACCGTATCAGGAGCTGTTTGCGCGTCGTGAAGTCCATAAACTCTACGAAGCCATCGCTGAGTTCCGACAGTTTGACACACCCGCCCTTTGGGAGCACCACATCCACAAGGAGCATGGGATAAATGAGGCTCAGATCATAAGCGGAACACCCAATTCAGTGACTCATCTTCTCAGCGTTGAGAAAGTAGATACTGCTCGGTTTTCCGACTACAATGTGGAGACTCCGCTGGCTCGTTATACCCTCGAACCCGTCACAGGGAAGACACATCAGCTTCGCATCCAGATGAAGGTTGCTGGCGTGCCAATTCTAGGCGATCCCATTTACCATACTCGCGCCCCTTACCGGGCCATAAGCTTTCTGAAACCGATGCTTCTCCGGTCAATTGAGTTGTCATTTACAGATCCACTTTCTGGCATGGCCAGGAGGTTTAAAACAACAAGATTCTAG
- a CDS encoding universal stress protein: protein MTQEDIVVVAVDGSDASKNAVRWAANTAMKRGIPLRLASSYTMPQFLYAEGMVPPQELFDDLQRETLEKIEAARDIAHEVAPDIKIGHTIAEGSPIDMLLEMSKDVTMIVMGSRGLGGLSGMVLGSVSAAVVSHAECPVVVVREDNLVDETTKYGPVVVGVDGSDVSQRATEVAFAEADARAAELLAVHTWMDMQVQASMAGLAAAQEQWELVEREQTEMLTERLAPLTEKYPDVQVKKIISRDRPVRTLVEQAEGAQQLVTGSHGRGGFKGMLLGSTSRALLQSAPCPMMVVRPEN from the coding sequence ATGACCCAGGAAGATATTGTCGTTGTAGCTGTTGATGGCTCCGACGCCTCCAAAAACGCCGTTCGCTGGGCGGCGAACACTGCGATGAAACGCGGAATCCCGCTTCGTCTCGCGTCGAGCTACACCATGCCCCAGTTCCTGTACGCGGAGGGCATGGTCCCACCACAGGAGCTTTTCGACGACCTACAGCGTGAGACTCTCGAAAAAATTGAGGCAGCTCGCGATATCGCACACGAGGTAGCGCCGGACATTAAGATCGGCCACACGATCGCCGAGGGGTCCCCGATTGACATGCTCCTCGAGATGTCCAAGGACGTCACCATGATCGTGATGGGTTCCCGTGGTCTCGGTGGACTGTCCGGCATGGTTCTTGGTTCCGTGTCCGCAGCTGTTGTCTCCCACGCAGAATGCCCGGTTGTTGTGGTGCGCGAGGATAACCTTGTTGACGAGACCACCAAGTATGGCCCAGTTGTCGTTGGCGTGGATGGCTCTGATGTCTCCCAGCGTGCAACCGAAGTTGCGTTCGCTGAGGCGGATGCCCGTGCTGCGGAATTGCTGGCTGTGCATACCTGGATGGATATGCAGGTCCAGGCATCCATGGCGGGGCTTGCTGCTGCGCAAGAGCAGTGGGAGCTGGTGGAGCGTGAGCAGACCGAGATGCTCACCGAGCGCCTTGCCCCGCTAACCGAAAAGTACCCAGACGTGCAAGTGAAAAAGATTATTTCTCGTGACCGTCCGGTTCGCACGCTGGTTGAGCAGGCTGAGGGTGCGCAGCAGTTGGTGACCGGTTCTCACGGTCGTGGCGGTTTCAAGGGGATGCTCCTTGGTTCGACCTCACGCGCGCTGCTGCAATCGGCGCCATGCCCGATGATGGTTGTCCGCCCAGAGAATTAA